Proteins encoded in a region of the Leopardus geoffroyi isolate Oge1 chromosome E2, O.geoffroyi_Oge1_pat1.0, whole genome shotgun sequence genome:
- the LOC123578055 gene encoding orphan sodium- and chloride-dependent neurotransmitter transporter NTT5-like isoform X1, translated as MEAQDEKSQTSRPSDSKSLTITSSTPQLLKSELPTEELMGKGQKLDTLSPNIWSDEDNDEILETTDSDELKDKAPPDRPYWANKIEYLLAQVGFSVGLSTIWRFPYLCFHNGGGSFLIIYILMLFLIGVPLLFLEMAAGQRMRQGSIGVWKVISPWIGGVGYTSFMVCCIVGLYYSVLMAWSLFYLVQSFQSPLPWSVCPLLRNSSTYDPECVRTTSTTYFWYRNVLKATDKIEMGGLPVKHLSVSVFVTWLIICISMIRRPKSSGKMLYVSVILPYFILFCLLIRSLMLEGAKFGLDNLLAAQVPALYSVEVWRRTGNQIFLSTGHGFGSFIAISSYIPRSNNCVMDAFAVALLNLVASLTAMVFVFATMGHLATKNNNKCYVKNAKTVMNLIVTGVLPPEVQPPDSLYYEPSSIYPKWFKNLPEQMKSMILPHLSNCNLSEQLKEVMAGPGVAFVAITDTISVFPGSTLWAIVIFMLLANLGLSTMIGIMRGIITPLQDTFASLRKQTKLLIVGICVLMFLGSLIFVRPSGSYYVNLLDDYWASLPLLLIVILENVAMAWIYGARRFLADLIIMLGRPISPIFRWLWCFLSPFVLLVLFVNSLIHLCLKNITYLAWDSSISNEVIRTYPSWAKVLLIISIVITILPIPAYFLYTLIDVAFPVSVIHNKVTVIFKPEAKGNSLKPHPRLQVIQSQKVNKMDK; from the exons ATGGAGGCCCAAGATGAGAAATCCCAGACGTCTAGACCTTCGGACTCCAAATCCTTGACTATTACTTCCTCAACTCCCCAGCTATTAAAGTCTGAGTTGCCTACTGAGGAATtgatggggaagggacagaagctTGACACTCTGTCACCAAACATTTGGTCTGATGAAGATAATGATGAAATATTGGAGACCACAGACAGTGATGAACTGAAGGATAAAGCCCCCCCTGATCGACCATACTGGGCCAATAAAATTGAATACCTTCTGGCCCAGGTGGGCTTCTCTGTGGGGCTGAGCACCATCTGGCGCTTTCCTTACCTGTGTTTTCACAACGGAGGTG GCAGTTTTCTCATCATCTACATCCTCATGCTGTTCTTGATCGGGGTTCCTCTTCTATTCCTGGAGATGGCAGCTGGTCAGAGAATGCGTCAGGGCAGCATTGGTGTATGGAAGGTCATCAGCCCCTGGATTGGTGGTGTGGGGTATACCAGCTTCATG GTGTGCTGCATTGTGGGCTTGTACTACAGTGTGCTCATGGCCTGGAGTCTCTTCTATTTAGTTCAGTCTTTCCAGTCTCCACTGCCTTGGTCAGTGTGCCCCTTACTGAGGAACTCCAGTACTTACg ATCCTGAATGTGTGCGGACAACATCCACTACGTACTTTTGGTACCGGAATGTATTGAAGGCCACAGACAAAATCGAAATGGGTGGGCTACCAGTTAAGCATCTCAGTGTCTCTGTCTTTGTGACCTGGTTAATTATCTGCATCTCCATGATCAGAAGACCCAAGTCCTCTGGAAAG ATGCTGTATGTCTCAGTGATCCTTCCCTACTTcatccttttctgtctccttatcCGGAGTCTCATGCTGGAGGGTGCAAAATTTGGTCTCGACAATTTGTTGGCTGCCCAG GTGCCAGCTCTGTACTCTGTGGAAGTGTGGCGCCGGACAGGGAACCAGATCTTTTTATCCACGGGCCACGGCTTTGGCAGCTTCATCGCAATCAGCTCATACATCCCTCGATCCAACAACTGTGTCATGGATGCCTTTGCTGTGGCTCTTCTCAACTTGGTTGCCTCACTGACCGCCATGGTGTTTGTATTTGCCACAATGGGCCACTTGGccacaaagaacaacaacaaatgttACGTAAA GAATGCCAAGACAGTGATGAATCTGATAGTTACTGGGGTGCTGCCTCCTGAGGTCCAGCCCCCAGACAGTCTGTATTATGAGCCAAGCTCCATCTACCCCAAATGGTTCAAGAACCTTCCTGAACAAATGAAAAGCATGATCCTTCCCCATTTGTCCAATTGCAACTTATCTGAACAATTGAAGGAG GTTATGGCGGGTCCTGGTGTGGCCTTTGTGGCAATTACTGATACcatctctgtgtttcctggatccACTCTCTGGGCCATCGTCATCTTCATGTTGCTGGCAAACCTGGGGCTGAGCACCATGATAGGGATCATGCGGGGCATTATTACCCCTCTCCAGGACACCTTCGCTTCCCTCAGGAAACAGACAAAACTGCTTATAG TGGGCATCTGTGTGCTTATGTTCCTGGGCAGCCTCATTTTTGTGAGACCTTCTGGCAGCTACTATGTGAACCTGCTGGATGATTACTGggcatctctgcccctcctcctcattGTCATCTTGGAGAATGTGGCCATGGCCTGGATCTATGGAGCCAGGAG GTTCCTTGCAGACCTGATTATCATGTTGGGCCGCCCCATCTCCCCCATCTTTCGTTGGCTGTGgtgctttctgtctccatttgTGCTGCTAGTCCTGTTTGTAAACAGCCTGATTCATCTGTGTCTGAAGAACATCACCTACTTGGCCTGGGACTCAAGCATT TCAAATGAGGTGATCCGAACTTACCCATCATGGGCTAAAGTCTTGCTCATCATCTCCATCGTCATTACCATCTTGCCTATCCCTGCCTACTTCCTGTACACGCTCATTGATGTGGCTTTTCCAGTCTCCGTGATTCACAATAAGGTCACAGTTATCTTCAAACCTGAAGCTAAAGGGAACTCGCTGAAGCCCCATCCACGGCTTCAGGTGATTCAAAGTCAAAAGgttaataaaatggataaataa
- the LOC123578055 gene encoding orphan sodium- and chloride-dependent neurotransmitter transporter NTT5-like isoform X2 encodes MEAQDEKSQTSRPSDSKSLTITSSTPQLLKSELPTEELMGKGQKLDTLSPNIWSDEDNDEILETTDSDELKDKAPPDRPYWANKIEYLLAQVGFSVGLSTIWRFPYLCFHNGGGSFLIIYILMLFLIGVPLLFLEMAAGQRMRQGSIGVWKVISPWIGGVGYTSFMVCCIVGLYYSVLMAWSLFYLVQSFQSPLPWSVCPLLRNSSTYDPECVRTTSTTYFWYRNVLKATDKIEMGGLPVKHLSVSVFVTWLIICISMIRRPKSSGKMLYVSVILPYFILFCLLIRSLMLEGAKFGLDNLLAAQVPALYSVEVWRRTGNQIFLSTGHGFGSFIAISSYIPRSNNCVMDAFAVALLNLVASLTAMVFVFATMGHLATKNNNKCYVKNAKTVMNLIVTGVLPPEVQPPDSLYYEPSSIYPKWFKNLPEQMKSMILPHLSNCNLSEQLKEVMAGPGVAFVAITDTISVFPGSTLWAIVIFMLLANLGLSTMIGIMRGIITPLQDTFASLRKQTKLLIVGICVLMFLGSLIFVRPSGSYYVNLLDDYWASLPLLLIVILENVAMAWIYGARSQMR; translated from the exons ATGGAGGCCCAAGATGAGAAATCCCAGACGTCTAGACCTTCGGACTCCAAATCCTTGACTATTACTTCCTCAACTCCCCAGCTATTAAAGTCTGAGTTGCCTACTGAGGAATtgatggggaagggacagaagctTGACACTCTGTCACCAAACATTTGGTCTGATGAAGATAATGATGAAATATTGGAGACCACAGACAGTGATGAACTGAAGGATAAAGCCCCCCCTGATCGACCATACTGGGCCAATAAAATTGAATACCTTCTGGCCCAGGTGGGCTTCTCTGTGGGGCTGAGCACCATCTGGCGCTTTCCTTACCTGTGTTTTCACAACGGAGGTG GCAGTTTTCTCATCATCTACATCCTCATGCTGTTCTTGATCGGGGTTCCTCTTCTATTCCTGGAGATGGCAGCTGGTCAGAGAATGCGTCAGGGCAGCATTGGTGTATGGAAGGTCATCAGCCCCTGGATTGGTGGTGTGGGGTATACCAGCTTCATG GTGTGCTGCATTGTGGGCTTGTACTACAGTGTGCTCATGGCCTGGAGTCTCTTCTATTTAGTTCAGTCTTTCCAGTCTCCACTGCCTTGGTCAGTGTGCCCCTTACTGAGGAACTCCAGTACTTACg ATCCTGAATGTGTGCGGACAACATCCACTACGTACTTTTGGTACCGGAATGTATTGAAGGCCACAGACAAAATCGAAATGGGTGGGCTACCAGTTAAGCATCTCAGTGTCTCTGTCTTTGTGACCTGGTTAATTATCTGCATCTCCATGATCAGAAGACCCAAGTCCTCTGGAAAG ATGCTGTATGTCTCAGTGATCCTTCCCTACTTcatccttttctgtctccttatcCGGAGTCTCATGCTGGAGGGTGCAAAATTTGGTCTCGACAATTTGTTGGCTGCCCAG GTGCCAGCTCTGTACTCTGTGGAAGTGTGGCGCCGGACAGGGAACCAGATCTTTTTATCCACGGGCCACGGCTTTGGCAGCTTCATCGCAATCAGCTCATACATCCCTCGATCCAACAACTGTGTCATGGATGCCTTTGCTGTGGCTCTTCTCAACTTGGTTGCCTCACTGACCGCCATGGTGTTTGTATTTGCCACAATGGGCCACTTGGccacaaagaacaacaacaaatgttACGTAAA GAATGCCAAGACAGTGATGAATCTGATAGTTACTGGGGTGCTGCCTCCTGAGGTCCAGCCCCCAGACAGTCTGTATTATGAGCCAAGCTCCATCTACCCCAAATGGTTCAAGAACCTTCCTGAACAAATGAAAAGCATGATCCTTCCCCATTTGTCCAATTGCAACTTATCTGAACAATTGAAGGAG GTTATGGCGGGTCCTGGTGTGGCCTTTGTGGCAATTACTGATACcatctctgtgtttcctggatccACTCTCTGGGCCATCGTCATCTTCATGTTGCTGGCAAACCTGGGGCTGAGCACCATGATAGGGATCATGCGGGGCATTATTACCCCTCTCCAGGACACCTTCGCTTCCCTCAGGAAACAGACAAAACTGCTTATAG TGGGCATCTGTGTGCTTATGTTCCTGGGCAGCCTCATTTTTGTGAGACCTTCTGGCAGCTACTATGTGAACCTGCTGGATGATTACTGggcatctctgcccctcctcctcattGTCATCTTGGAGAATGTGGCCATGGCCTGGATCTATGGAGCCAGGAG TCAAATGAGGTGA